In Gopherus flavomarginatus isolate rGopFla2 chromosome 5, rGopFla2.mat.asm, whole genome shotgun sequence, one DNA window encodes the following:
- the JDP2 gene encoding jun dimerization protein 2, which produces MMPGQIPDPSLTAGALPGLGPLTGLPGTTLTVEELKYADIRNIGAMISPLHFLEVKLGKRPQPVKSELDEEEERRKRRREKNKVAAARCRNKKKERTEFLQRESERLELMNAELKAQIEELKQERQQLILMLNRHRPTCIVRTDSIKTPESEANPLLEQLEKK; this is translated from the exons ATGATGCCAGGGCAGATTCCGGATCCATCCCTGACAGCTGGCGCTCTACCTGGGCTTGGCCCCTTGACAGGACTCCCGGGCACCACCCTGACGGTGGAAGAGCTGAAGTACGCTGACATCCGCAACATTGGGGCTATGATCTCGCCACTGCATTTCttggaggtgaaacttgggaaaAGACCCCAGCCTGTGAAAAGTGAG ctggatgaggaagaggagaggaggaaaaggCGCCGTGAGAAAAACAAAGTAGCAGCAGCTCGATGTCGCAACAAGAAGAAGGAGAGGACAGAGTTCCTGCAGCGG GAGTCCGAGCGTCTGGAGCTTATGAATGCTGAGCTGAAAGCCCAGATAGAGGAGCTGAAGCAGGAGAGGCAGCAGCTGATTCTAATGCTGAACAGACACCGTCCCACTTGCATTGTGCGGACAGACAGCATCAAGACACCGGAGAGTGAAGCCAACCCACTGCTTGAACAACTAGAGAAAAAGTAA